The proteins below are encoded in one region of Pongo pygmaeus isolate AG05252 chromosome 20, NHGRI_mPonPyg2-v2.0_pri, whole genome shotgun sequence:
- the LOC129020292 gene encoding small ribosomal subunit protein uS19-like, with translation MAEVQQQKKHTFRNFTYCGVDLDQPLDTSSEQLMQLYSARRRLNRGLWRKQHSLLKRLRKAKKEAPPTEKPEVVKTHLRDMLILPATVGSTVGVYNGKTFNQEEMAGLG, from the coding sequence ATGGCAGAGGTACAGCAGCAAAAGAAACACACCTTCCGCAACTTCACCTACTGCGGCGTGGACCTGGACCAGCCACTGGACACGTCCTCCGAGCAGCTGATGCAGCTGTACAGTGCGCGCCGGCGGCTGAACCGGGGCCTGTGGCGGAAGCAGCACTCGCTGCTGAAGCGCCTGCGCAAGGCCAAGAAGGAGGCGCCGCCCACGGAGAAGCCGGAAGTGGTGAAGACGCACCTGCGGGACATGCTTATCCTGCCCGCGACGGTGGGCAGCACGGTGGGCGTCTACAACGGCAAGACCTTCAACCAGGAGGagatggccgg